Proteins encoded by one window of Chondromyces crocatus:
- a CDS encoding ABC transporter ATP-binding protein, which produces MAIVRTEGLRRTYGDLQSARHALDGVTLSIDEGELVAVLGPSGSGKSTLLGILGGLDRGYEGRVELFDRNLAKLRDADLSHLRCRKIGFVFQAFHLLPHLSVLDNVLTPALFDPEGPDLRGRALSLLDRLGLADRASDHPGQLSGGQRQRVAIARALLQRPALLLCDEPTGNLDAETGARAIALFRELHAEGGLTVLAVTHEERLAQVATRVIRLRDGRIDEAAP; this is translated from the coding sequence ATGGCCATCGTCCGCACCGAGGGCCTCCGCCGCACCTACGGCGATCTCCAGTCGGCGCGCCACGCCCTCGACGGCGTGACCTTGTCCATCGACGAGGGCGAGCTGGTGGCCGTCCTCGGGCCCAGCGGTTCGGGCAAGAGCACCCTGCTCGGCATCCTGGGCGGCCTCGATCGCGGCTACGAGGGCCGCGTCGAGCTGTTCGACCGGAACCTCGCCAAGCTCCGCGACGCCGACCTCTCGCACCTCCGCTGCCGCAAGATCGGCTTCGTCTTCCAGGCGTTTCACCTGCTCCCGCACCTCTCGGTGCTCGACAACGTGCTCACCCCCGCGCTCTTCGACCCCGAAGGCCCCGATCTCCGCGGACGCGCCCTCTCGCTCCTCGATCGCCTCGGCCTCGCCGATCGCGCGAGCGATCACCCGGGTCAGCTCTCCGGCGGGCAGCGGCAGCGCGTGGCCATCGCCCGCGCCTTGCTCCAGCGCCCGGCGCTCCTCCTCTGCGACGAGCCCACCGGCAACCTCGACGCCGAGACCGGCGCGCGCGCCATCGCCCTCTTCCGCGAGCTGCACGCGGAAGGCGGGCTGACCGTGCTCGCCGTCACCCACGAAGAGCGGCTGGCCCAGGTCGCCACCCGCGTCATCCGGCTGCGCGACGGCCGCATCGACGAGGCGGCACCATGA
- a CDS encoding ABC transporter permease, with protein sequence MKLGALTTLVRRDLRRTRGALATSGFGIAAGTAAMIFFLALGLGVRAVLLGRVFPIDQIELEPPKAQDPGLLGFILKGGDPPGIDADQVKRLGAVPGVVGIYPKLKLAFPSSARGGKELLGREVGTSELIGDGIDPALLAGDGDLENPAAFADPLARPGRACVDDAGCTAPQYCELGAGAAAGSGAAPGGVAAGEGTAGAAEPGAAPRGRCSDPVPVLVSQYLLEIFDKTLAPAHNLPPVGSTIVRRAEGVVFDMRLGDSLLGRARQGNPRNVKVKLVGVSRRAIDLGVTFPIEVVRRWNAEFAGAKAAARYSSVIVQVGTGADTSAVIDAGAAMRLQPRDTRARDVSVLINGIIALLSLVAGVILVVSASNIAYTFRVLVTERRAEIALYRAVGATGLDMRLWMMTLALAVGVVGGAAGLVAARITAFFVDWAAAHKLPDFPFKPSTFFDFPWWLALGGVAFGALFAALGAWGPARRAARVEPASALAGS encoded by the coding sequence ATGAAGCTCGGCGCCCTCACCACCCTCGTCCGACGCGATCTCCGGCGCACCCGGGGGGCCCTCGCCACGAGCGGCTTCGGCATCGCCGCAGGCACGGCCGCGATGATCTTCTTCCTGGCCCTCGGCCTGGGCGTCCGCGCCGTGCTGCTCGGCCGCGTCTTTCCCATCGACCAGATCGAGCTGGAGCCACCCAAAGCGCAGGATCCCGGCCTGCTCGGCTTCATCCTCAAGGGGGGAGACCCGCCGGGCATCGACGCCGACCAGGTGAAGCGCCTCGGCGCCGTGCCTGGCGTCGTCGGCATCTACCCCAAGCTCAAGCTCGCATTTCCGTCGAGCGCACGCGGGGGCAAGGAGCTGCTCGGCCGCGAGGTCGGCACCAGCGAGCTGATCGGCGACGGCATCGACCCCGCGCTCCTCGCAGGCGACGGCGATCTCGAGAACCCCGCCGCCTTCGCCGATCCCCTAGCGCGCCCTGGCCGAGCTTGCGTCGACGACGCCGGCTGCACCGCGCCCCAGTACTGCGAGCTGGGGGCGGGCGCTGCGGCGGGCAGCGGTGCAGCGCCTGGAGGGGTCGCGGCAGGGGAGGGGACGGCCGGAGCTGCCGAGCCAGGAGCCGCGCCGCGCGGCCGGTGCAGCGATCCCGTCCCTGTGCTGGTGAGCCAGTACCTGCTCGAGATCTTCGACAAGACCCTCGCGCCTGCGCACAACCTGCCCCCCGTGGGCTCCACCATCGTGCGGCGCGCCGAGGGCGTCGTCTTCGACATGCGCCTCGGCGACTCCCTGCTCGGCCGCGCGCGTCAGGGGAACCCGCGGAACGTGAAGGTGAAGCTGGTCGGCGTCTCCCGACGCGCCATCGACCTCGGGGTGACTTTCCCCATCGAGGTCGTGCGCCGCTGGAACGCCGAGTTCGCTGGCGCAAAGGCCGCCGCCCGCTACTCCAGCGTCATCGTCCAGGTGGGAACGGGCGCCGACACCAGCGCGGTGATCGACGCCGGCGCGGCCATGCGCCTCCAGCCCCGCGACACCCGCGCCCGCGACGTGAGCGTGCTGATCAACGGCATCATCGCCCTCCTCTCGCTCGTCGCCGGGGTGATCCTCGTCGTTTCGGCCTCGAACATCGCCTACACCTTCCGCGTCCTGGTCACCGAGCGCCGCGCCGAGATCGCCCTCTACCGCGCGGTCGGCGCCACCGGCCTGGACATGCGGCTCTGGATGATGACCCTCGCCCTCGCCGTGGGCGTCGTCGGCGGCGCTGCTGGGCTCGTCGCCGCGCGGATCACGGCGTTCTTCGTCGACTGGGCAGCGGCCCACAAACTGCCGGACTTCCCCTTCAAGCCCTCCACCTTCTTCGACTTCCCCTGGTGGCTCGCGCTGGGAGGCGTCGCCTTCGGCGCGCTGTTCGCAGCGCTCGGCGCGTGGGGCCCAGCACGCCGAGCGGCGCGCGTGGAGCCGGCCTCGGCGCTCGCCGGCAGTTGA
- a CDS encoding response regulator, whose translation MPQAGEGEVAVGSARDEAGDVADETGRATGEAFGANPLEPRRGGAIYAPSQRPAAPEPLGGVDHDLRTLAGGVLRLAEDLLDTPLDGAQRELAQRIQASGDAMIEMLEDIRALSELSPGVASPTRFDFDLRRAVEEAGETLAADAERRGVELVFVLPPEIPGGVRGDAARLRQLLARLGVFAVASAGATRRRDGGEVSLRVELIGETAGGVSTRFTMSYVPGRDRARETPERRGVRTLDPFSPTLGGAGLGLALVKRLVEILGGELQSATDPEGRGVLWFELAFERRGRSTTRGLVPRVDLGGKRVLLVEDSAPARAAVRAMVELLATDLEVAESESEATHAMRVASTMGTPFDVVLLDATLPGGGTARVRSLAAATRTHVVLLAYPAAAASAGETVVVSKPVRVSQLHTALRAILLPAAEERAAPQRSSRPRPPMGSAPDSFHPPPHRSGAYEAVRRDEPRTPSAGPAAPSHPPIPAESSPPPPSALQRPTGQPAAARARTLESGAVPPAAASDRDVLDQVIGLVVRRAPSLVARMHAAASEGRMDTLGALAQELHDAASRLALLRLMDLCTRVVRQARAGTPESASAAVRAVEDEVERSRASVAGGSGPRRG comes from the coding sequence GTGCCGCAGGCGGGCGAGGGCGAGGTAGCCGTGGGCAGCGCACGCGACGAAGCTGGAGACGTGGCGGACGAGACAGGCCGGGCGACGGGTGAGGCATTCGGCGCCAACCCCCTCGAACCACGACGGGGTGGAGCCATCTACGCGCCGAGTCAGCGGCCTGCGGCGCCAGAGCCGCTCGGGGGCGTCGACCACGACCTGCGCACCCTGGCGGGCGGCGTCCTCCGGCTCGCAGAAGACCTGCTCGACACCCCCCTCGATGGCGCGCAGCGCGAGCTCGCCCAGCGCATCCAGGCGAGCGGCGACGCCATGATCGAGATGCTGGAGGACATCCGCGCCCTGAGCGAGCTGTCGCCCGGCGTGGCTTCGCCGACGCGCTTCGACTTCGACCTGCGCCGCGCCGTGGAAGAGGCGGGTGAAACGCTCGCAGCCGACGCCGAGCGCCGCGGCGTGGAGCTGGTGTTCGTCCTTCCGCCCGAGATTCCTGGTGGCGTCCGCGGCGACGCCGCTCGCCTGCGTCAGCTCCTCGCCAGGCTCGGCGTGTTCGCGGTGGCCTCGGCGGGCGCGACCAGGCGCCGCGACGGCGGGGAGGTCTCGCTGCGCGTCGAGCTCATCGGCGAGACGGCCGGCGGTGTCTCGACCCGCTTCACCATGAGCTATGTGCCAGGTCGCGATCGCGCGCGAGAGACTCCCGAGCGCCGCGGCGTGCGGACCCTCGACCCGTTCTCTCCCACGCTCGGCGGCGCTGGCCTCGGCCTCGCGCTGGTGAAGCGCCTCGTCGAGATCCTGGGCGGCGAGCTGCAGAGCGCGACCGACCCCGAGGGCCGCGGCGTGCTCTGGTTCGAGCTGGCCTTCGAGCGCCGCGGCCGCTCCACGACCCGCGGGCTCGTGCCTCGCGTGGACCTCGGTGGCAAGCGCGTGCTCCTCGTCGAGGACAGCGCCCCGGCGCGTGCCGCCGTGCGTGCGATGGTCGAGCTGCTCGCCACGGACCTCGAGGTTGCCGAGTCCGAGAGCGAAGCGACGCACGCCATGCGGGTCGCCTCCACGATGGGCACCCCCTTCGACGTGGTGCTGCTCGACGCCACCTTGCCGGGGGGCGGCACGGCCCGCGTCCGTTCCCTGGCCGCAGCGACCCGGACCCACGTCGTCTTGCTCGCCTATCCGGCCGCGGCTGCCAGCGCCGGAGAGACGGTCGTCGTCTCCAAGCCCGTGCGTGTGAGCCAGCTCCACACCGCCCTGCGCGCGATCTTGCTCCCCGCCGCGGAGGAGCGCGCCGCACCGCAGCGCTCCTCGCGCCCCCGTCCTCCCATGGGCTCCGCGCCGGACTCCTTCCATCCGCCGCCGCACCGCTCGGGCGCCTACGAGGCGGTGCGGCGCGACGAGCCCCGCACGCCCTCGGCGGGCCCGGCCGCCCCCTCGCACCCCCCGATCCCTGCGGAGTCGTCGCCACCCCCGCCGTCGGCGCTCCAGCGGCCCACCGGGCAGCCCGCGGCGGCACGCGCCCGGACCCTGGAGTCCGGCGCCGTGCCGCCCGCTGCAGCCAGCGATCGCGACGTGCTCGATCAGGTGATCGGGCTGGTCGTGCGGCGCGCCCCGTCCCTGGTTGCTCGCATGCATGCGGCCGCCAGCGAGGGGCGCATGGACACCCTCGGCGCCCTCGCGCAGGAGCTGCACGACGCCGCCTCGCGCCTCGCGCTGCTCCGGCTGATGGACCTCTGCACGCGCGTGGTCCGTCAGGCGCGTGCCGGGACGCCCGAGAGCGCGAGCGCCGCGGTGCGGGCCGTGGAGGACGAGGTCGAGCGCAGCCGAGCCTCCGTCGCTGGTGGGAGCGGCCCGCGCCGGGGCTGA
- a CDS encoding ferritin-like domain-containing protein, translated as MLRRRAERMYEEKLDLSTPIPWTSEEERSAAIAFFNAAYRAEESGLTQAHALADEIRGWDPELAECLRLYGNEEGWHRELLTEFIAWLGGEIRPMGRVTGTFYGLYGRAKRVETIVLTNLMFETIGSTTYRLALRRARHPAIRQILTILTRDESFHVPLNVHFLRHALRRSPWWMRPRLKVVYNTLFAALLASAAASRRRALAFDQIPFRELAGAYAEHLGRLFVHEKDLDFQPPESLLRLFGLSRRELASSEHPSAVSLRAAEEAVDRARVEVTALPERKRSAKAL; from the coding sequence ATGCTGCGACGCCGTGCCGAGAGGATGTACGAGGAGAAGCTCGACCTGTCGACGCCGATCCCTTGGACCAGCGAGGAAGAGCGGAGCGCGGCCATCGCCTTCTTCAACGCGGCCTACCGCGCCGAAGAGTCGGGGCTGACCCAGGCCCACGCGCTCGCCGACGAGATCCGCGGCTGGGATCCCGAGCTGGCCGAGTGCCTTCGCCTCTACGGCAACGAGGAAGGATGGCACCGCGAGCTGCTCACCGAGTTCATCGCCTGGCTCGGGGGTGAGATCCGCCCCATGGGGCGCGTCACGGGCACCTTCTACGGCCTCTATGGGCGCGCCAAGCGCGTGGAGACCATCGTTCTCACCAACCTCATGTTCGAGACCATCGGCTCGACGACCTACCGCCTGGCGCTCCGGCGCGCGCGCCACCCGGCGATCCGTCAGATCCTCACCATCCTGACCCGTGACGAGTCGTTCCACGTCCCCTTGAACGTGCATTTCCTCCGTCACGCGCTGCGTCGCAGCCCCTGGTGGATGCGCCCCCGCCTGAAGGTCGTCTACAACACTCTCTTCGCGGCGCTGCTCGCCTCGGCCGCGGCGAGCCGAAGGCGCGCGCTCGCCTTCGACCAGATCCCCTTCCGCGAGCTGGCCGGCGCCTACGCCGAGCACCTCGGCCGCCTCTTCGTCCACGAGAAGGACCTCGACTTCCAGCCACCAGAGTCCCTCCTGCGCCTCTTCGGGCTGAGCCGCCGCGAGCTCGCCTCGTCCGAGCACCCCTCGGCGGTGAGCTTGCGCGCCGCCGAGGAGGCCGTCGATCGTGCTCGGGTCGAGGTGACGGCGCTGCCCGAGCGGAAGCGGTCGGCGAAGGCCCTCTGA
- a CDS encoding MBL fold metallo-hydrolase → MTKGRRSPHVAKVRLALAAAALVGIAALLRTCASAPLPAGPALAVQLPPATPPAGMTLHRLPTGFVHRRAASAYRGGSFFEERNSAVIAALIAHPRGDLLIDTGFGRDIDAQFQRLPLAFRLVTTYERALPAVEQLRAAGYEPNELRILLTHAHWDHTSGLADFPTTPVLITREERRFVDEGGVRTVVARSTSAVHYEEYDFEGGPYLGYPKSHDLYGDGAIVVVPAPGHTPGSVIVFVSLPAGKRYAFIGDLAWQREGVVEREERPWIWRLAVDSDEAKVRDGLVHLSALSAQFQEITIVPAHDARGFADLPLLQP, encoded by the coding sequence ATGACCAAGGGGAGAAGATCGCCGCACGTCGCGAAGGTTCGTCTCGCGCTGGCTGCTGCCGCCCTCGTGGGGATCGCGGCGCTCTTGCGCACGTGCGCCTCTGCGCCACTTCCAGCGGGCCCGGCGCTCGCCGTCCAGCTCCCGCCCGCGACCCCTCCAGCCGGGATGACCCTCCACCGCCTGCCCACGGGCTTCGTTCATCGACGCGCGGCCTCTGCCTACCGTGGTGGCTCGTTCTTCGAAGAGCGCAACTCGGCGGTCATCGCGGCGCTCATCGCGCATCCGCGAGGCGACCTCCTGATCGACACCGGCTTCGGCCGCGACATCGACGCGCAGTTTCAGCGGCTGCCGCTCGCATTTCGTCTGGTGACCACCTACGAACGCGCGCTGCCCGCCGTCGAGCAGCTTCGCGCCGCTGGTTACGAACCCAACGAGCTCCGCATCCTCCTCACGCACGCGCACTGGGATCACACGAGCGGGCTCGCCGACTTTCCGACGACTCCGGTGCTCATCACGCGCGAAGAGCGACGCTTCGTCGACGAAGGAGGCGTGCGTACGGTGGTCGCGCGCAGCACCAGCGCGGTCCACTACGAGGAGTACGATTTCGAGGGCGGTCCGTACCTCGGCTACCCGAAGAGCCACGACCTGTACGGCGATGGAGCGATCGTCGTCGTGCCCGCTCCGGGTCATACGCCCGGCTCGGTGATCGTGTTCGTGTCGCTCCCTGCCGGCAAGCGCTACGCTTTCATCGGGGATCTCGCGTGGCAGCGCGAGGGCGTGGTCGAGCGGGAGGAGCGGCCGTGGATCTGGCGGCTCGCGGTCGACTCCGACGAGGCGAAAGTGCGAGATGGCCTCGTCCATCTCTCCGCCCTCAGCGCGCAGTTCCAGGAGATCACGATCGTCCCGGCGCACGACGCGCGCGGTTTCGCTGACCTTCCGCTGCTGCAGCCGTGA